Below is a genomic region from Fusarium oxysporum Fo47 chromosome VIII, complete sequence.
ATCTCTTATCACAACAAATGCTGATCTTGAGCTTTTACATTaacttctcttcttttttaaaCCTCTTCCTATACTCTCACTCTTTATTCTATCTTATAACGAGGCCCTCGGTCTTTAGTAGAGGATCTCAAGGCTGATACTACTTTCTCTCTTCTAAAGTCATCATCTTTCACTTTTGGTCCTGACCAGcaacaacctcttcatcccTTGCCACAAGACATCTTTACCTTCGCCTACCAATACTTATTCtgttcttccttcttcagtttctattcttctcctcattcGACTTCTACCTCCTAGACCCAAGTACAACATTGATCGGTCCTCGTCCTTCAGCTTTTCGACAATTTATCAACATTACACGAATTGCAGCAGACATGGTTGCTCAGATCTTCAAGAGCCGTATAATTGCAGCCGCAGGGCCTCTCCCTGGTCAGTTGACAGTGGAAAACCTGAGGCGATGGACCTCACTTCGCAAAGGCGTCTTTATCGAggactttgacgagactgtCACTCATCTCCTCTGCACCAAGGAACAGTTCGACAAGAAACTTCCCAAAGGTACTAATTTTTGTTTCTTGTTCTCTTTCTGTGGTAACTacttataactttatagTCAGAAAGGCATTGAAACTTGGAAAGGGCATTCACATTGTTCATTGTGACTGGTTCGAGTACTCGAcagtcaagaacaagaaattGCCTGAAGCGGACTATTCCATGAGAAGTCTCGTCGCAAAGGAAAACgcaaagaagagagaaaaggTTCGGATCGAGAAGGGTAAAAGAAACGCGGAGAAATTTGTTAACACAAGTATGTTCTTCAAAGTTTTGCTGATTTATGAAAACTAAAGCTCTACTAGACCTCTTCCACCTCTATCGAGACCGTCTTAACTTTGTCTACCAGGTCGACATCACTCGAGATAATGAGTTCACAGGCGAGTTCGGACAGAAGTATTCTCTTTGCGTAAGTAAGATCTCTCCCTCTCGTGTGTCTTGGTACTAACAGTAAACAGTTATGGGAGTCCAACGCCAAACCCCACTTGTACTGGTTCACGGCCAAATTTCTCAAGCATAAGGGCAGCGCTCAGCCCGTGTATCACCGCCCTAGTCCTCACGAGGGAAAATGGAGGGCGCAGATGGGGCTGTTCGTGGACTTCTTCAAAAAGAAGACCGGGATCGATTGGCAAGATCGCGTGTCACTAGCCCAAACAATGCCCAGTTCGTATTTTCAGTACGAGCCTCCGGTATGTCTGAAGTCAATTACTCTTCATGAAAATAATGTATTAATAATATGTAGTCCAGAGGGAAACCCATCGGGAGACGTCTGAAGCACGACATTGAGTATTGTCGAGAGATCAATGCTGGGATTCGTGGATTGCCGTGGCCTCCcctcgaggaagaagagcgtAAGACTGACTCGGTTGAAGATGAGTCTGATGATGGCCCAAGAgcccttgaagaagaagacgaagacgaagtGATGGTTTCACCTCCCGATTCCCCTTGCGCTCCAAAGGACGAGTCTGGCGCGGATCCAAAGGAGTCTGGAGACGACATTGAAATGGCTTCTCCTCCTGATCCTGAGAAGCTTACCGATGAAAACGATTCCTGCTCCAGCTTTAAAATCCCTCGAGAAGAAAGGGAAGATATTCCCCCTTCTGAGTTTGAGCATTCTCAAGACGAAAAAGCAGCTATCGCTAATTCAGAGACCCATGAGGGCGAAAAGAAGGCCGAATCACCTCCTGAGTCTGAAGAAATTCAGGAAGCAGACAAACCGCCTGATGCCCCTATGCACGCAGAGACCAAGAGTGCTCTTACTACCCCAGCCTCTTCTATTGATAAGAAAGACCTCTCACATGCAGCAGATGAGGGCGCCGCCGTGGTTCCTGGTGATGTAGGCGAGATGGGAATCTCCTTCGAATTCGAGACACGAGAGTCTCTTTAGTTGGAGTTCATCTGATGGTTATGGGTATTACAGGCTTGCTATCTTGCTGGGCATGACAGAAACGAGTGCGCCAGGTCTCGGGTTATCAATTTTGAATCTCAACCCCAATTGCTAgggagcttgagaatgggTTACTATCGGCTGGGGCAGCATATGATTGGGACGTGCATACCTTGGGAAACTTGGGGACAGTCGCTCAGTAGGCTTGGCGTATATGGAACGATAGCTAGTTACACAGCAATGCTCGTAATGGCTTATAATTTATTCATTTATACATAAACCGATGTGGTATTGCCAGTCTCCTTGTTGTTTCCGAGCTTCAGAACCTCAACTTCGGTAAAACAAAGACCACGAGTATGCATGCCACAGCAAGCAAAGCGATATATGCATACAGGAGTAGCCTCCCAAAATATCCCTTTCCTTCTGTCATCCTCTTGAGCATACCCATTCGCCCCTTCGCCGCCTCCATGCTCTGTTCCGTCTTATCCATTCCCTCACCTGCACGCGCCACTACGTCCTTGTCTGCCTCAAGAGTAGTTGAGAACCGTTGTGAGCTTGACTTTAGAGCACTCGCCATCTGAAGAATCGATTCGGAAAGGGCTTCCTGTTCGGCTCGTTGATGGTCAAGTAAGGCTTcggctgttgctgttgatgtttggGGAGTAGAGGGTTTACTCCGGTTGGCGAAAAGCGCCGCGCGTGCTGTTGAATGGGCGGGCgttgatggagatgaaggtgCGCCTCTTGATCTTAGGTTCTGCGTTGTTTGTGTGGGTTGCTGTTTGTGCTCTTGCGATGTCGTAGACGTGTCAgagggtgttgttgatgccgGTGCTGGTACTGTGGCTGTTGTCACTGGTATCGTTGTTGCCTCGGGGGGTTCTGactcggcatcatcatcttgtCCTGAGCTTTCAGTGGGTTGGCCTGTTGATATGGAATCGACCATGCTATCGCTCGGCGTCGGTATTATTTCTGAGAGGATATCTTCTCCGTCGGTACTcccatcatcttcgtcctcttcaaTTGCCACCTGTCGTAATGTCAGCTTAAATCCTTTGCCTTGTCCTGTAAACCATTTCTTACTTGTCTCAAGTCTTCTAATCGATCCAGTAGCAGTTCTAGAAGCTCTCTTTTCCCATTCAAGTCGCTTTGTACTTCAGCCCTCCGACCTGGCGCTTTAATCCCCAGCGCATCGTGTTCTAGTTTCGTCAAAGAGTTTCGTGCGTATTCGAGGTTCTATAATTCAGAGTCAGTGTATACGGATGTGGAATCGGGCACAGGCACTCTTACAGATGCTACTCGTGCTCTTTCGAATTCGCTCGATCGTAGTCGTCGTTCGCGGTCGCTATCTGTATGAAGAACGGTCTTTTGTAGTCGCAGCAGCAGGTTTCCCAGCTCTGCCGATGCAATATCGATTGCGCTTCTATTGATTGAAGGTACGGTACAATGCGAGAGTCGCGCCATGGTTGTATTTTTGTTTGGTTGTCGATCTCCTGGATCTTCCCCGTCTCTGGTGCTGTCGTTGGTGATTTAAGTGACGTGTGAAGTTCAAGGAAGCTCAAGCTATAGCGGGTCTTTGTAACTTGAGCATGTGCCAAGTCACGTCGCAACTTACAAGACCGTAACGACCAACCTGACTCTTGATGAAAACGAACAGTCTCTATATAAAAGCTATACAAAGATATAATTGGGTTCATATACATTTAGTAAGTTATTAGGTTTGAGGACTTTGAACATCATTCGACCTGTGTCGGATCAAGGACTGTACTACTAGGCAAGTATCTAAGTGAGTAGATCAACCAGCTTATATTCGTGTACCCATTATCATTCGCAGAGTCATGGCCAAGACAAAGCAAAGTGGCCATAATAAGAAACTCCAGAACCACTGTAAGCGACACACAATAGAATACAGAGCCCAACAATAATTTATGAGTCGTTGTTTGAAGGAACAAACCCCCGTGTTCAGTGTTAAATATCCTACCCTATACAATGTAAATTGGCTCAATCAGTCCCAATACCTGAACGCCATGCGCCGCTTGAAAATGAACAGGAACACGACAGTAAAACTATCCAGGAACCGATGCTATAGTTATCCGCTCTGTTGATGTTCTCAACGGATGGAGAACTTCGAGAGGAATGGCCGATTCAGGCGAAGCATGAGAGACCGCCAGATGCTTGACAATTGCCCAAATACCGAAAGCTCTGCGTTCCCCCTCAAAACACAAGTTCCGATAACATAGTGGCTGatgttttttgtttttttttgaGTTTGGTGGTCGACCTAGTCTCTTGGTTCACTTTTCCTATCGTCACCTCcatccttttcttcttctttctccaaAGCATCGCGCAGCCTCTCTTCTTGGCGCTTCCAATGACCTCCCTCTTCATAGTCTGCGCTGATCTTCAATGCTTTCCGTAGTCGTTCGCTCTCCTTAATCTTGGCATCAGCCATCTCGTGAACCTGGTGTTGCTTGAATGTCTTTCTTTGGCCGCCTCTCCTCCCAGAATTCATCTCGGCGAAGAGTTTTTGTCGGAGCTCGTCGCATCGCCTATCgatctcgtcctcgtcgaCCCTTGATCGTGTTAGCACAGTCAGCTATGCAATTGGATGTAATCAAAGTTgtactcttcttcttcaagcttgtcCCTCAAGTCAAAGACCTTAACTTCGACCTCGCGCTTGCGGTCATGCTCCAGGATCCCCTTGTCTGGCTGCCGTTGCTTGTGTCGCAAGCTATCGAGGTCTTTGGGATAAGGAGCGCCGTAGTCGCGAGGCTTGATCTGAGCAAGGTTGCGTTGGACGTAGCCCGAGGTGCCACTGCCACGGGGAGTGTTGAGACCAACGTTATCAGACATTATAGAGTAGGTAGAGTGTTGTGTTTTGAGTGTTGAAAGGACTATTGGTATAAGCTGGCGCGCTGATAATGTTATGGACAATCGAGATCTGTGATGGATGCGACAGCAACAGGCAAGGTGGATATTGGTGATGTAGGACCCTTCTCTGCCGCTGTCGCTCCAGATAAATCTTTACCGCCTACCTCTCTCggaagataagataagcAATTATCGCCCCTCCATGATGGAGGGGCATGGAATATTTGGATAATTTGTAAGTGAGTCAACATTTGAATGTTGACAGCACAGCCCattactttttattcttttcATACAAGTAACATAATACTTGGATACTGAGGACTTCTAATACTCTAAGCTTTTGGTTCAAGACCTTCGATAACACCCAAGATGCCTCACGTTCCCGCTTCAGCTGAAGCTGACAGCCAAGGCGATGCGCCCGAGCTCGTTTTCCCACCAGTCACTAAAGATCACATCCAAAACTGCTCCTACGACTCCTGGTTTCCCAAATACCGAAGTTCATGTCTCAAATCTCGCATCATACCGCTGCCCCCTTCTTTCGTCGAGTATCTCCATGAAGACGGTATAGTTcttgcagatgatgatgatgagaatcaAGACGAGCCTGAAGAAGAATGGCATGCATCATCCAATACATCTGTAAGGCCTCAAGTTAAGGATGCCGATTCgtcagatgatgaggaagacgagcCAGAAAGGCTCCCTCCTAACCAGAGGTTCCCGGAGACACacaatctcatcaaagagaagaTTGCAGAATTAGGTGGCTCAGTTGCGCCCAAGTTGAACTGGTCTTCACCAAAGGATGCCAAGTGGATTTCGCCTCATCAGAACACACTCAAGTGCACGACCCCAAACGACATCTACCTACTCCTTAAGTCATCTTCTTTTGTTTCTCACGACCTCGATCACGCCTTTGATGACTGCACTCCAAGACCTCCGACCAAGCCATACGCACCCATTCTTGTTCTAAGACCATTCTTCACCCCTCATGTGGCCCTCGAATTTCGATGTTTCGTCAAGCATAGAACTCTCATTGGTATCACACAGCGAGATCTCAATCATTATGCGTTCTTAGAGCAGATTCGACCTCAGCTGTGGCGCAAGATCAAGACATTCTTCCGAGAGAAACTGAGGTTCACATTTCCTGACGCCAGCTTCGTCTTTGATGTTTACATTCCAGAGAACTCCTTTGAGAAAGATGGACTTGGAAGAGTCAGGTTAATGGATATCAACCCATGGGCTCCTCGAACAGACAGTCTCCTTTTTGGCTGGcaagagcttctcgagatgGATGTTAAGAACCCCCTCTATGGAACATCAAGTAATGAGACCGGCGCGGATGTCAGCGGTGATGACACAGTCACAGAaggtgaggaggaggatgacgatatcGAGTATCGACCTGAAATGAGCCCTGAATTCAGGATAATAGAAAAGGATGACCCAGCTGCATACAACTTTAGTAGCCCCCAATACTCAGCGCACAAGCTACCAAAAGAGGTAGTCGATGCAAGCATGGGTGGCCAGGGAGGGTTGATGGAGTTTGCGATGCAGTGGAAGGAGATCACCGAGGGACGAGGAGATGGAATTTGGGAACAGGCTTCTGGTGCTAGGCAATAGAATCTCAGAACTAGATAAAATGAACAACCTATTGAAGAGTGAATTGGTTATCTACTCGTCCGTTCGTTGAATAAGCCATTGGGCAACATTGAAGAGAACGGAGCTTAGAGCATCGATATGCCCAATCAATGATGACGCAGGGGCAGGTAAGATATTCAGGATACCAGAGATTTAGGAAAGAGAGTTATTATATGATATTTTGGATGTTCTCCAGTTCAATGAGTTGAGTTCACCAATTTCATAGGGGTTGAACACCATAATTTGGTGAACTTGACCAGAGACACTCCTGCATAGAGCCGCATGTTCACCAAAGCTTGTGCTGTTCTTGCAAGTGAATGATTAATAGAGCCAATGAAATAACTGTACGCGTCTATGTTTACATTTACGTCAGAGAAATGCATCTGCCTGCCCATAGTAAGTGACCTCGCCTGCTCACGTACTGTGCTGGAGCGCGAGATGCACGGCGCGTAGAAAATGCGTAAAACAGTGGGGGCACTTCGCCAACAACTCACAGCTACTTTTGCCCCCagcctgcttctctcttttATTCTTCCCTCCCTTCTTTTTGTCACCCATTCCTTTTATCCTTGTCAAGGATATATTCGCACTCACATCAAATTACCTACTATTGTTGATTagatattcttcttttaccATACACCGGCTGTTAGTCTCCCAAGGACTCTGTATAAGTTTACCTTGCGATTCTTTGGCAACCCTCGAGATTTGTATCTCGCCCTTCGCCTTCAGAATGGGCAAAATGAAGGCTGGGCGCAGCACGCGCCGACACACGCCCCTCCCCAATACTTCAACACGTTCTTCAAACCGCATTGCTGCGAAGAAGCAGACCAAGGGAACGAAGCAAGCTGGGTCGAGCCAGGAGAAAGTTCCATCTGCTCCTCATGAgccaacttcttctcagGAAACTCTAAAGAACTCGACTGATTCATCCAACCAAAACAACTTCAGTAGCTTCAGCAGCTATAACACTAATGAGTATGTTGAGCTTCCCTCACTTGCGTCCACACACTTACTCAATACCACTAGCAGCCACTCAGCTGAGCAGGTCGAGGGAACTCTAACCCTCGCTCACCGTAATCCTCAGGTCCATGGAACCGGTGTTACATCCTCAAATCCTTCCAACAACACAGTTGGATCAGACACACCCCAGCTGACAGCTGGCGACGTCGCTCTAGAAATCTACGGCAGCAGAATACTGATCGACAGCACTCTCGGTAAAAAGCTAGCCGGCGAAGCATCACTACGACCTATCCGGCAACGTCGCTCTGACATGGTTCTGAATATGGAGCGCCGCAGCAATGTCGAAGCCTTCTTGGCTCATCTCACTGGAGTCCAGGTCAGCCGTTCTTGCAAGAATTGCTCCAAAGGACACGGTCCCTGGTCTGAATGTATCATCTATGATGGCCAGATGTGTGGTAGCTGCACAAATTGCTGGTTCAATGCCAGTGGCTCTCGATGCACTTTTCACGGTAAGTTGACCCTCATGCCACACCGATATTATGAATCGACACTAACAAACTTTCCAGAGAATAACCAAAACTCCATCTATGCCCCGGCACCATTGTATCATCCTCAATCCGCGGGGATGCCAACTCAGCCTTTTCAATACGCCCAGCTCAATCCCCAGGCGCTTCCCCAGGGCATCCTCCCTATGAACCGAGAAGCTACCGCGTCCCTCTACGTGGCACCTCAAATGCGTAACCAGTTCGCTCTGAGCATTTTCCAGTCCTTGGGAATCGGTTCCGGCGAATAGAATTTGCCAGGTCCCGCCAACAACATGATCGGCAATGTTGTCTCAAATGTCGCTGCTATGAGCCAAGGAGAACGAAAGTTTGCACAAGTAGAAAGGGCTGCCGAGGAGCTTGGTATTCGCCTTGCGGAACTCCACGAGTTCCTTGCCACCCCCGAGGGTAATGCTTTCGTGACCCAGCTTTCTGGGATGGCTGCTCCCCAGCAAATCTCTTCTGGGGACGATCAATCCCAGGAGCCACTCTCCCAAGAGCCTTCTTCACAGAACAATGCCCACCAGGAGCACGCTTCCCAAGATACTTCTTCCCATGAACCTTCCTCTCAGGAGCAGTCTGCTCAGCAAACCTCGTCACAGGAAGGCTTTTCTCAGGGAAACATCGAAGCACATCCTATGGCATTCGCTCTCTTAAACACTCCGCCATATGAGAACTGAGTGGTTCCATGCTCAGTGAGACCGCCGACGCATAAAACTTCCATTGAGCAAGGCTTAATGCTATGACGACCCTCAGCAATGCATCTAATACGCAGAACAcaaaagaataaaaagaccagtcaacaaaCCTATAGAAAAGTCGAGTGATGTAAGTCCACTCACACGGTTCACTGCAACCCACTAACCAAGTCGCAGTGCTCCTTGATCTCCCTTAACCCAGAATTTGGAACCCCTCGCTTATTGTGTAATCTCAAGTGAGTTTGCCGCTTGTTTCGGGCTACTCTCTGTCTTGAGACTACTATTGGAATACACATTGTGTCACCActggatgagaagactgTGCACCAAATCAACATGCTCGTAGTTATGAGCGTGTAGGCCATATTCGAGCAATAATCATCCGCCATTTCATTTTGCgaatttttcttttttcagTACCGCGGGCTGGCTCGACTCAAGACACATGTCGCCACTCTTCGATGTTCGTGCAGTTCAGCCGAACTATTTTCTTTACCAACAATTGTATGATCATGTATTCAGGACAAACCGATAGCAAGGGCAGAGTTTGGCTAGCAAGGCTAGCAAGTGTATGGCAACTTTCAAGTAGTCTTGGAGGCTAGGCAGTCTAGGTTGGCCCTAGAGGGATATCGACTACTATCTGTACCAGTATCGATCTCGAGCAAGAGCAACTCAAAGGCTCTGGGATACCTTTATGCTGAGATTGTCGGATATAGTCTATAACGAGTAGCCTTAAAGTATGGTAGTCCTGACAGAATTGAGATAGCCGAAACAAACAAGATCATTAAACACGTAAGTCGCGATAGGACACGACTATTTGCTGCATATGCATTTTTGATATGAGCGGTAGAAGCTGGATCGGCGCCACTTGTACGGTTTTCGTGAAACATTCCCTTTCTTGCTATCTCTCATATATATTCTTCCTCCCAGGAGGGAGACCAAAGTTGAGTCAAGTCACATGATCTTGTTTATCTCGGTCTCGAGGACATCATCACAAGCAACATCCAACTGCTCCCACGCATGTCTCATATCTTAGAGACAAAACCTCCATAGTTCTGTAGGGTGATGGACCCGGATGTGTCCCCGTTGAGAAACGTGCGTGGGTAGCGCGCGTTAACATCCTCTGCTCTGCGCAAAAACGGGCACTGGGCTTGACTTCAAGACATACGCCAAAAGAAATGTGAGTCAAAATGCAAGCGAAAAGAGCAAACAAGACAGGTGCGGAATTTGCGACAGGCGGTGTGTTGTTTCAGACGAAAGACGTGCCAAATCATTATTTTACAGTATACTTGATAGTTGAAATTAAACGAGAAAACACCGCATCCGAGTGACGAGTGAGTAAACAATACAATGCTAACGTGTGGTGGGTAAAAAGGCATGGACTGTAGTGGTAGGAAAGAGTTTCGTAATTAAACAAAGTAGATGACCACCATCTTCCGTCGCCCGTACTGTTTAGATGCAAATAATGACCCCTTCTTCCAGCCTCGTCCGTCACGCTCTTGAACGGGCAAATCATATCTTCCCGACGTCATGGGCGGCCATGACCACTGGCCTTCGCGGCTTCATCATCCGTGGTCCACCGTTCTTAAAATCCTTCTCCCTTTAAAAAGACGTTTTTGTGATACAAGGCAACTCCCATCCATCAACCGGAAAATCCTTACAAAGAAATGGAACCAAGGTCGACCTGGGCACAGCCAAAGCTAGTAGTATATCTGGCGTAATGGGTGAGCCGGACCGTCAGTAACCGTCGTCGACCCTAGGAGTCACGCAGTTGTTGACTTGCGCCTTCGCTCCTCCGGAATGACGAGTACAAGAAAAAATCGTGAGCCATATCCCCGTGGCCCATCTAAGCAGTGTCGTTATTAAGTTCGAGGGTATTCGTATTTTGTGACAGCAAGAAAAAAAATCATTTAGATAAGACCACAGAGACGCAGGTTCTcttggatgatgatatctgCGACTTGTTAGAATACTGGAATTTGGGCAACACTCGAGTCGGGGTAACTTACCGTTGACAGCCGCCATGACGAAGCGGATCTGAGTGGTATCGGTTGCGCAGGTGAAGTGGGTATAGATCTGCTTGGTCTCGTGCTGGTTCAAGCTGACGAAACGGTTGAGGATGTAATCACAAGCCGCGGCATAGTCGTCACCGCCCTCGTAGTCAGGGAAGTAGTTCTTCATGGGGCTGACAGgcagcttctccttgaaacgatcgatcttgttgaggaaCAGAATGATCGATGTCTTGATGAACCATCTTGAGTTGCAGATGGAATCGAAGAGAGTGAGAGCCTCCTGCATTCGGTTGACAGTCTCATCCTCAAAGAGGAGCTGATCGTACTCGGAGATGGCAACCAAGAAAAGAATGGTGGTGACGTTCTCGAAGCAGTGAATCCACTTCTTTCGCTCGGATCTTTGACCACCGACGTCGAACATTCTGTATGTGAGGTCGCCGATGATGAATGTGGTCTCAGTAATACCGGTGGTCTTGACACGAGATCGGAGGACATCCTGATCGTTAGGCATGTAATCAGGAGCAGCAATGCGAGCAATGTTGTCAAAGTAGCTATTGAATGTTAGTAAACGAAAGTAGTTGTTTCCCTCAGATGTACATACTATCGGGCTGAGTCGTTAAGCTGGTACTCGCGAGATCGCTTGAAACATTCTTGCACACCACGATCCTTCCACAAAGCCTCGATGGCGCTGCCAACCTCGGGGGGGAGGACATCGCCTTCGATCTGAGCGGGTTGCATGAAGATGGTCTGAACGTGGTACTCCATGCGCTGGTCCTCAAGCGGAAGCTCGAGAGACTCCATAGCCTCGAGGATAACACGCATTGACTGAACGgtgttgctgaagatgatttCCTTGAAGGATTCCCGCTCGTCGCGTGAGTAGCCTCCCTCGTGAATGAGCTTCATCTGCTTGAGGATGGTGGACTTTCCAGATTCACCAGCACCTGTGAGCGTGTTAGAGAGCGGCCAGATCGACAGTCTTCGCGACTCATTGCTTGAGAATCGCGCGTGGCCGAAGTAATTGGTAAACATACCGAGCAGAAGCATCTTGATCTCGTTTCGCTG
It encodes:
- a CDS encoding cwf21 domain-containing protein; the protein is MSDNVGLNTPRGSGTSGYVQRNLAQIKPRDYGAPYPKDLDSLRHKQRQPDKGILEHDRKREVEVKVFDLRDKLEEEEVDEDEIDRRCDELRQKLFAEMNSGRRGGQRKTFKQHQVHEMADAKIKESERLRKALKISADYEEGGHWKRQEERLRDALEKEEEKDGGDDRKSEPRD
- a CDS encoding cell proliferation protein CDC123, coding for MPHVPASAEADSQGDAPELVFPPVTKDHIQNCSYDSWFPKYRSSCLKSRIIPLPPSFVEYLHEDGIVLADDDDENQDEPEEEWHASSNTSVRPQVKDADSSDDEEDEPERLPPNQRFPETHNLIKEKIAELGGSVAPKLNWSSPKDAKWISPHQNTLKCTTPNDIYLLLKSSSFVSHDLDHAFDDCTPRPPTKPYAPILVLRPFFTPHVALEFRCFVKHRTLIGITQRDLNHYAFLEQIRPQLWRKIKTFFREKLRFTFPDASFVFDVYIPENSFEKDGLGRVRLMDINPWAPRTDSLLFGWQELLEMDVKNPLYGTSSNETGADVSGDDTVTEGEEEDDDIEYRPEMSPEFRIIEKDDPAAYNFSSPQYSAHKLPKEVVDASMGGQGGLMEFAMQWKEITEGRGDGIWEQASGARQ
- a CDS encoding guanine nucleotide-binding protein translates to MGCGMSTEEKEGKARNEEIENQLKRDKMMQRNEIKMLLLGAGESGKSTILKQMKLIHEGGYSRDERESFKEIIFSNTVQSMRVILEAMESLELPLEDQRMEYHVQTIFMQPAQIEGDVLPPEVGSAIEALWKDRGVQECFKRSREYQLNDSARYYFDNIARIAAPDYMPNDQDVLRSRVKTTGITETTFIIGDLTYRMFDVGGQRSERKKWIHCFENVTTILFLVAISEYDQLLFEDETVNRMQEALTLFDSICNSRWFIKTSIILFLNKIDRFKEKLPVSPMKNYFPDYEGGDDYAAACDYILNRFVSLNQHETKQIYTHFTCATDTTQIRFVMAAVNDIIIQENLRLCGLI